A genome region from Triticum aestivum cultivar Chinese Spring chromosome 2B, IWGSC CS RefSeq v2.1, whole genome shotgun sequence includes the following:
- the LOC123046850 gene encoding hydroquinone glucosyltransferase: MESLANAGAACTKRLAPHVVLLASPGAGHLIPLAELARRLVDHQGLAATLVTFTDLSSPEALSGVPACVTTAALPPVPLDDLPAGTSMDIVLLELIRRSLPSLRALLRSVGAPLAALVPDFFCSAALPLAAELGVPGYVFVPSNLTALAVMRAAVELHDGVAPGEYRDLPDPLELPGGVSLRRADLPPSFRRCGEPVYAHLVEEGRRYRLADGLLVNTFYEMEPATVEEFKLATERGAFPPVFPVGPFVRPGTISDKAAGASACLDWLDLQPTGSVVYVSFGSGGSLTVQQTAELAAGLEASGHRFLWVVRMPNLDGGNDGRDRDDDNPNPLAWLPEDFLERTKDKGLAVAAWAPQVRVLSHPATAVFVSHCGWNSTLESVTAGVPMVAWPLYAEQRMNAVALVGSVGVALPLRPREADGVVARDEIAGAVKELMESAEKGRAVRRQAGALQQAAARAWSPEGSSRRALEEVAATWKKATLGNVK, encoded by the coding sequence ATGGAGTCGTTGGCCAACGCAGGAGCAGCATGCACCAAGCGCCTGGCGCCGCACGTCGTGCTGCTCGCCAGCCCCGGAGCCGGCCACCTCATCCCGCTTGCCGAGCTGGCGCGGCGGCTCGTCGACCACCAGGGCCTCGCGGCCACGCTCGTCACCTTCACTGACCTCTCCTCCCCGGAGGCCCTCTCCGGCGTCCCCGCCTGCGTCACCACAGCCGCGCTCCCGCCCGTCCCGCTCGACGACCTCCCCGCCGGCACTAGTATGGATATCGTGCTTCTCGAGCTCATCCGTCGTTCCCTACCCAGCCTGCGCGCCCTCCTCCGGTCCGTCGGTGCCCCACTCGCCGCGCTGGTGCCGGACTTCTTCTGCTCCGCGGCGCTGCCGCTCGCGGCCGAGCTCGGCGTCCCGGGCTACGTCTTCGTGCCCAGCAATCTGACCGCCCTCGCCGTTATGCGCGCCGCGGTGGAGCTCCACGACGGCGTTGCCCCCGGCGAGTACCGCGACCTCCCCGACCCACTGGAGCTCCCCGGGGGCGTGTCGCTGCGCCGCGCCGACCTGCCGCCCTCGTTCCGGAGATGCGGCGAGCCGGTGTACGCGCACCTCGTGGAGGAGGGCCGGCGCTACCGCCTCGCGGACGGTTTACTGGTGAACACCTTCTACGAGATGGAGCCCGCCACCGTGGAAGAGTTCAAGCTGGCAACGGAGCGAGGCGCGTTCCCGCCCGTGTTCCCAGTTGGGCCGTTCGTCCGGCCGGGCACAATCTCCGACAAAGCCGCCGGCGCGTCCGCGTGCCTAGACTGGCTCGATCTCCAGCCGACCGGATCCGTGGTGTACGTCTCCTTCGGGAGCGGCGGGTCGCTGACCGTGCAGCAGACGGCCGAGCTCGCCGCTGGGCTGGAAGCGAGCGGCCACCGGTTCCTCTGGGTTGTGCGGATGCCAAATCTGGACGGTGGCAACGACGGCCGTGACCGTGACGACGACAACCCAAACCCGTTGGCGTGGCTCCCGGAGGACTTCCTGGAGAGGACCAAGGACAAGGGACTGGCCGTGGCGGCGTGGGCGCCTCAGGTGCGCGTACTGTCCCACCCGGCGACGGCAGTGTTCGTGTCGCACTGCGGCTGGAACTCCACGCTGGAGAGCGTGACGGCCGGCGTGCCGATGGTGGCGTGGCCGCTGTACGCGGAGCAGCGGATGAACGCCGTGGCCCTGGTAGGGAGCGTCGGGGTGGCTCTGCCGCTGCGTCCGCGGGAGGCCGACGGCGTGGTGGCGCGCGATGAGATCGCGGGCGCCGTGAAGGAGCTGATGGAGAGTGCGGAGAAGGGGCGCGCCGTGCGGCGGCAGGCCGGGGCCCTGCagcaggcggcggcgcgcgcgTGGTCGCCGGAAGGGTCGTCCCGCCGGGCGCTGGAGGAAGTCGCCGCCACGTGGAAGAAGGCGACGCTCGGCAACGTGAAGTGA